The proteins below are encoded in one region of Telopea speciosissima isolate NSW1024214 ecotype Mountain lineage chromosome 10, Tspe_v1, whole genome shotgun sequence:
- the LOC122642962 gene encoding protein KTI12 homolog, which translates to MALVVICGQPCSGKSTAARCLVDALNALESKPTVKIIDESSFHLNRNESYANMTAEKNLRGVLRSEVDRSLLKDNIVVVDSLNSIKGYRYELWCLARAAGIRYCVLFCDAEDNHCREWNKERRESGDGSYEDKIFEDLVRRFEKPDRRNRWDSPLFELWPSKDGIEQSSTAILDTVAYVTKKVDSKTRDIKVLQPTIATQSARLSQTNSLYETDRATQEVINVIMEAQSQALGGPVNGISLGTEFPTINIQRSVGLPELRSLRRTFVKLTGQTSLSGPPPPSDVNSAKRMFVDYLNRELGTA; encoded by the coding sequence ATGGCACTGGTTGTAATCTGTGGTCAACCATGCAGTGGAAAGTCAACAGCTGCACGGTGCCTAGTGGACGCTCTTAATGCCCTGGAATCAAAACCTACAGTCAAGATTATTGATGAATCTTCCTTTCATCTTAATCGAAATGAAAGCTATGCTAATATGACAGCAGAGAAGAACCTACGGGGAGTTCTCAGGTCCGAAGTTGACAGATCCTTGTTGAAAGACAATATTGTTGTTGTAGACTCTTTGAACAGCATCAAGGGTTACAGATACGAGTTATGGTGTCTGGCTCGTGCTGCAGGAATCAGATATTGTGTGTTATTTTGTGATGCAGAAGACAATCACTGTAGGGAATGGAACAAGGAGCGTCGGGAGAGTGGGGATGGCTCTTATGAGGACAAAATATTTGAAGATTTAGTAAGGAGATTTGAGAAACCAGATCGACGCAATCGATGGGATTCTCCGCTTTTTGAATTATGGCCATCCAAAGATGGAATAGAGCAGTCTTCTACTGCTATTCTGGATACTGTGGCATATGTGACAAAAAAAGTGGACTCCAAAACAAGAGATATTAAGGTCCTCCAACCCACCATTGCTACTCAAAGTGCACGGTTGTCTCAGACAAATTCACTCTATGAGACCGACCGTGCAACACAGGAAGTGATCAATGTAATTATGGAAGCGCAATCACAGGCACTTGGAGGACCTGTAAATGGgatctctcttggaacagaATTTCCAACCATCAACATTCAAAGATCTGTTGGACTCCCAGAGCTCCGAAGCCTGCGACGAACATTTGTAAAATTGACAGGGCAAACCAGCTTGAGTGGACCACCACCGCCATCGGACGTTAACAGTGCCAAAAGGATGTTTGTTGATTACTTGAACAGGGAACTAGGAACTGCTTGA